One window from the genome of Actinoplanes teichomyceticus ATCC 31121 encodes:
- the cbiE gene encoding precorrin-6y C5,15-methyltransferase (decarboxylating) subunit CbiE: MRSDNPAVVTVIGLGAGGWPDLSGTAQALLTDAEVVFGGPRQLALLPDATTARRVPWPSPMLPALPGLFESERDRRVCVLASGDPMFHGIGATLARILGPRRLRVLPHPSSVSLAAARLGWDLARTDVVSLVTDPVPAIGRALNPGRRILVLSAGAETPAAVAGYLTSRGYPGARLTVLEQLGGPGERLLSGTAGDWAMPPGDPLNVIAVECGDGPPLAVAPGLPDAAYETDGQLTKREVRAVTLAALGPAPGRLLWDVGAGSGSIGIEWLRSHPACRAVAIESSAGRVATITANAAALGVPGLRVVHGRAPQALDGLPDPDTVFIGGGVTRDGVLDRCLAALRPGGRLVANAVTVESEAVLAAWYAKLGGELTRLTVQRGSPVGGFTGWRSLMPVTIWTLNR; encoded by the coding sequence GTGCGTTCCGACAACCCCGCGGTGGTCACCGTCATCGGTCTCGGCGCCGGCGGCTGGCCGGACCTTTCCGGTACGGCCCAGGCCCTGCTGACCGACGCCGAGGTGGTCTTCGGCGGCCCCCGGCAGCTGGCCCTGCTCCCGGACGCCACGACCGCGCGGCGGGTCCCCTGGCCCTCCCCCATGCTGCCGGCGCTGCCCGGCCTGTTCGAGTCCGAGCGCGACCGCCGGGTCTGCGTGCTGGCCAGCGGCGACCCGATGTTCCACGGCATCGGCGCCACGCTGGCCCGGATCCTCGGCCCGCGGCGGCTGCGCGTCCTGCCGCACCCGTCCTCGGTCTCGCTGGCCGCCGCCCGCCTCGGCTGGGATCTGGCCCGCACCGACGTGGTCAGCCTGGTGACCGACCCGGTCCCGGCGATCGGCCGGGCGCTGAACCCGGGCCGCCGGATCCTGGTCCTGTCCGCCGGCGCCGAGACCCCGGCCGCCGTCGCCGGCTACCTGACCTCCCGGGGCTACCCCGGGGCCCGGCTCACCGTGCTGGAGCAGCTCGGCGGCCCGGGCGAGCGGCTGCTCAGCGGCACGGCCGGCGACTGGGCGATGCCGCCCGGCGACCCGCTCAACGTGATCGCGGTCGAGTGCGGCGACGGCCCGCCGCTCGCGGTGGCCCCCGGGTTGCCGGACGCGGCGTACGAGACGGACGGCCAGCTCACCAAGCGCGAGGTCCGCGCCGTCACCCTGGCCGCTCTCGGCCCGGCCCCGGGCCGGCTGCTCTGGGACGTCGGCGCCGGCTCCGGCAGCATCGGGATCGAATGGCTGCGCAGCCACCCGGCCTGCCGCGCGGTGGCGATCGAGTCCTCCGCCGGCCGGGTCGCCACGATCACCGCGAACGCCGCCGCCCTCGGCGTGCCCGGCCTGCGGGTGGTGCACGGCCGTGCCCCGCAGGCGCTGGACGGCCTGCCCGACCCGGACACCGTCTTCATCGGTGGCGGGGTGACCCGGGACGGCGTCCTGGACCGCTGCCTGGCCGCGCTGCGCCCGGGCGGGCGGCTGGTGGCGAACGCGGTGACGGTGGAGTCGGAGGCGGTGCTGGCCGCCTGGTACGCGAAACTGGGCGGCGAGCTGACCCGCCTGACGGTGCAGCGCGGCTCGCCGGTGGGTGGCTTCACCGGCTGGCGTTCCCTCATGCCGGTGACGATCTGGACACTGAATCGATGA
- the cobM gene encoding precorrin-4 C(11)-methyltransferase, producing MTVHFIGAGPGAADLITLRGHRLLSESPVCLYAGSLVPAELLAACPGGARLVDTANLTLDEIVAEMVAAHEAGRDVARLHSGDPSVFSAVAEQMRRLDAAGVPYDVTPGVPAFAAAAATLGREFTVPEVAQTVILTRTAERATAMPPGEDLATLGASRATMVLHLAVQRIDAVVAELVGNYGTDCPVAVVARASRPDELIVRGTLADIADRVRAAGIRRTAVIVVGAALTAGQFPDSHLYSADRCRS from the coding sequence ATGACCGTACATTTCATCGGCGCCGGGCCCGGCGCCGCCGACCTCATCACCCTGCGTGGCCATCGGCTGCTCAGCGAGTCGCCGGTCTGCCTGTACGCCGGCAGCCTGGTGCCCGCCGAGCTGCTCGCCGCCTGCCCGGGCGGCGCCCGCCTGGTGGACACCGCGAACCTGACCCTCGACGAGATCGTCGCCGAGATGGTCGCGGCGCACGAGGCCGGCCGGGACGTGGCCCGGCTGCACTCCGGCGACCCGTCGGTGTTCAGCGCGGTCGCCGAGCAGATGCGCCGGCTGGACGCGGCCGGCGTGCCGTACGACGTCACCCCGGGCGTTCCGGCGTTCGCCGCGGCGGCGGCCACCCTGGGGCGCGAGTTCACCGTGCCCGAGGTGGCGCAGACGGTGATCCTGACCCGCACCGCGGAACGGGCCACCGCCATGCCGCCCGGCGAGGACCTGGCCACGCTCGGCGCGAGCCGGGCCACGATGGTGCTGCACCTGGCCGTGCAGCGGATCGACGCGGTGGTCGCCGAGCTGGTCGGCAACTACGGCACGGACTGCCCGGTCGCCGTGGTGGCCCGGGCCAGCCGGCCGGACGAGCTGATCGTGCGTGGCACACTCGCCGACATCGCGGACCGCGTCCGGGCGGCCGGGATCCGGCGGACCGCGGTGATCGTGGTGGGCGCCGCGCTGACCGCCGGCCAGTTCCCGGACAGCCACCTGTACTCGGCGGACCGCTGCCGCTCGTGA
- a CDS encoding cobalt-precorrin-6A reductase has translation MRILILGGTTEARELAGLVAGEHRVVTSLAGRTSAPRLPAGEVRVGGFGGVAGLAGYLRDERIELLVDATHPFAATMSGHAVAAGAVTGVPVLSLRRPGWTAAPGDVWHRVASLGEAAAVLPGLGRRVFLTTGRQGLAAFAGLDECWFLARSVEPPAPPAPRRLRVLLDRGPFTVTSERGLLAEHRIDVLVTKDSGGSDAKLVAARELGVPVLMIDRPPASAAPAVPTAPAAAEWIGRLARR, from the coding sequence GTGAGGATCCTGATCCTGGGCGGCACCACCGAGGCCCGTGAGCTGGCCGGGCTGGTCGCCGGCGAGCACCGGGTGGTCACCTCGCTGGCCGGGCGCACGAGCGCGCCGCGGCTGCCCGCGGGGGAGGTCCGGGTGGGTGGTTTCGGCGGCGTGGCCGGGCTCGCCGGGTACCTGCGGGACGAGCGGATCGAGCTGCTGGTGGACGCGACGCACCCGTTCGCGGCGACCATGAGCGGGCACGCGGTCGCGGCGGGGGCGGTCACCGGCGTACCGGTGCTTTCCCTGCGCCGGCCCGGCTGGACCGCGGCGCCGGGCGACGTCTGGCACCGCGTCGCGTCCCTGGGCGAGGCGGCGGCCGTCCTGCCCGGGCTGGGCCGGCGGGTCTTCCTGACCACCGGACGGCAGGGCCTGGCCGCCTTCGCCGGCCTGGACGAGTGCTGGTTCCTGGCCCGGTCGGTGGAGCCGCCGGCGCCGCCCGCGCCACGGCGTCTGCGGGTGCTGCTGGACCGCGGGCCGTTCACCGTCACGAGCGAACGCGGGCTGCTCGCCGAGCACCGGATCGACGTGCTGGTCACCAAGGACAGCGGCGGCTCGGACGCGAAGCTGGTGGCGGCGCGGGAGCTGGGCGTGCCGGTGCTGATGATCGACCGGCCACCGGCGAGCGCCGCACCGGCCGTGCCGACCGCGCCGGCCGCCGCGGAGTGGATCGGGCGGCTGGCCCGGCGGTGA